Below is a genomic region from Ancylomarina subtilis.
ACCGCAATGCACACAATTGATCTGATGCAGATACGTCCATGTCAGTTTTTTACCAATAAGCCTATTCATATCAACAAAAGCATCGCCAATAGGAAGTTCATAAGTAATCACATCCTTTAGTTGTGTTCGCATTTTAAGTAAGTTCCCTTTATATAGCATCATTCTATCGAATTAGTCCGTATTTTTTCTTTTAAATCTATTCTTTTATAGCCTTTTCGATAATCTTCATCATCTCATCCAACTCTTTTTGAGAGAAGCCTTTCGCTTGAAAGATTATTTTTCCTGTTTTGTCGACAATGTAATTTCTCGGGATAAATTTCTCAGCATACTTACCGTAAATATGACGCTGAGGGTCAGCTGCAATAGGAAATGTAAATTTCTTTTTTGATTGAAACTTATTCAACTCTGCTTTAGTATGCTCACGCCCGATAGAAATCATCTTAAAGTTTTCATTCTTAAATCGAGGCCAAAGCTGCTTTTCCAATTCTGGTAACTCTTTCATACAAGGGCCACACCATGTTGCAAAAAAGTTGACCAAAACGACTTTACCTTTCAAATCAGATAGCTTAAAAACCTGGCCATCCAGGCTCGTCACCTCAAAATCGGGTGCAATTTGTCCTTTTGTGGTTCGATCCCCTTCGGTTCCATCAGCCCATAAGCTGGTAGTAAAAACCAAAGCCAGTAATAGTAATGTCAATCTTTTCATGAGTTGGGTTTTAAATTATTTAGTGGTCGGTTATTTCAGTTTTATTGCAGTAAGTTCTCGTTAACGTCTACAATCTTGTAAAGCTTATCTGATCGGCGAATAACGGTATCCAGAGCAATAGAAAAACTATCACCTTTTACGGCTTTCTCAACGGGTTTCAAATCCACACGAATCTCTTCTATGGTTGTTTCTACCACCCCGGTGGTCGGTCCGGTAATCAATATTTTATCGCCGACACACAATTCCTGTGATTCCAATAAGAATTCAGCCACTTTAATCTTGTTAAAATAGTTGGTCCCCTTTCCAATCAGCATTTTACGCTTGGTTGCACGATTACCATATTCCGAACTCCACTCGCCTAGCTTTTGTCCCATATAATAACCATCCCAGAAACCACGATTGAAAACCGTTGATAATTCTTCCTTCCAAACGGCAATCTTCTCTTCGCCATACGTCCCATCCAGATAAGCATCAACAGCTTCACTATAGCAGTTTAGTACCGTTTTTACATATTCCGGAGAGCGGGCCCGACCTTCAAACTTAAGCACACGAACACCGGCATCAATAAATTTATTCACAAAACCAATGGTACACAGATCCTTAGGCGACATAATATATTGATTATCAATCTCCAATTCATTCCCTGACTCCTTCTCTGTTACCGTATAAGCCTTTCTGCAAGTCTGCATGCAAGCGCCGCGATTGGCCGAAGATGCTTTTTCGTGAAGACTTAAATAACACTTACCTGAAACAGCCATACATAAAGCACCGTGAGCAAACATTTCAATTTGTACCAATTCACCTTTCGGACCACGAATATCCTGTTTCTGAATTTGATAATGGATATTAGCCACCTGATCCAAATTCAATTCACGAGCCAAAACCACCACATCGGCAAATTGAGAATAGAACTTCACCGACTCGATATTGGTAATATTACACTGGGTTGAAATATGAACCTCAACGCCAATAGAACGTGCATATAGAATCGCTGATATATCAGATGCAATAATGGCTGTCACACCATTCTCTTTTGCAGAGTCAATCACCTCGTGCATCAAATTCAACTCATTATCATACAAAACTGTGTTTACTGTCAGGTACGTTTTTACCTGATTCTCTTTGCAGATCTTCACAATTTCACGCAAGTCATCTTTGGTGAAATTATTCGACGATCGGGCACGCATATTTAATTGTTCAATGCCAAAATAAATGGAGTTGGCGCCTCCCTGAATAGCTGCCATTAAGGATTCATACGATCCCACCGGTGCCATTAACTCTATATCTGTACGCTTCATGAATTTTTAATATGAACTATCAGATTCTACTCTTGATATGATATTTAATAGGTATGAGTCTGAATAATGCTATTCGTCAATACCTTTGTCTAATTTTACAAATCTAAATCAGAGGATTTTAGCTAAACCCCAACGGCTTGATTCCAGCTGAATTCCTGATTTTCAGCAAAAGTAATCTTTATCAGGCACTCATGCAATATATTAAAAGAAAGACGAGTCTTTTATTTTAGTGTAAAGCTCTTTGTATTTTTTGCTTAAAGCTCCTGAATATCGTACATTCGCATCCAGCTATTGTTGATTCACGGGATTAAATTCTTCCTCATTCATATTCATTGAAAATTATTACAGGAAATAATCCCACCTCCGTTAGAATGAAACGGAACCTTATTGAAATATATTCGTCCCACATACTGGAGACATATATCTTCTCTATTGTTTTTACTGATAGCTTTTTAGTATTGTTTACAAGACATTGTTCTTGAAATAGTTGGACTTTAACCTTTCATCAGGATTAAGAGCCCTTTGTTGGGCTGCACATATATTCCTGTAAATGGGTCAAATTGTCCTTTCGGTAAATTCAGACAATCAGGCTTTTATATAAAGAGTTTCTTGATTGTTTGTAAAAACAAGCATGAATAAGTTTACAACTCAAA
It encodes:
- a CDS encoding peptidase U32 family protein, which gives rise to MKRTDIELMAPVGSYESLMAAIQGGANSIYFGIEQLNMRARSSNNFTKDDLREIVKICKENQVKTYLTVNTVLYDNELNLMHEVIDSAKENGVTAIIASDISAILYARSIGVEVHISTQCNITNIESVKFYSQFADVVVLARELNLDQVANIHYQIQKQDIRGPKGELVQIEMFAHGALCMAVSGKCYLSLHEKASSANRGACMQTCRKAYTVTEKESGNELEIDNQYIMSPKDLCTIGFVNKFIDAGVRVLKFEGRARSPEYVKTVLNCYSEAVDAYLDGTYGEEKIAVWKEELSTVFNRGFWDGYYMGQKLGEWSSEYGNRATKRKMLIGKGTNYFNKIKVAEFLLESQELCVGDKILITGPTTGVVETTIEEIRVDLKPVEKAVKGDSFSIALDTVIRRSDKLYKIVDVNENLLQ
- a CDS encoding peroxiredoxin family protein, with protein sequence MKRLTLLLLALVFTTSLWADGTEGDRTTKGQIAPDFEVTSLDGQVFKLSDLKGKVVLVNFFATWCGPCMKELPELEKQLWPRFKNENFKMISIGREHTKAELNKFQSKKKFTFPIAADPQRHIYGKYAEKFIPRNYIVDKTGKIIFQAKGFSQKELDEMMKIIEKAIKE